The Lathyrus oleraceus cultivar Zhongwan6 chromosome 5, CAAS_Psat_ZW6_1.0, whole genome shotgun sequence genome includes the window atctaaaatatatatataatttaataataaaaaaatacaCTAAAAATTCAAAGTATTGTTTAAACTAATAATATCTTTTTATACAATATAAAGTTTCTAACTACTTAAAAAGAGCCTTCCTCCTAACACTTTTTGAAGCAAATTCATCAACCAAATCCTCATATTTTACTGTCTCCAAAAGATCATTTTCAACTGCTATCAACGCCAATCCGTTAAGTCTTTCTTGTGACATGGTAGACCGCAAGTAAGTCTTTAACAACTTTAATTTTGAAAAACTTCTTTCTGCAGAAGCAACTGTCACAGGAATAGTCAACAAAATTCTATATGCAATAACTGTATTAGGAAAACAATCCAAGCcttttgaaaataataatatatcagTAGGTCTTATGATTTCTTCGGGCAACATTTGTAGGTCTTATTAATAATACTTTAATTATATTATCACTATTTTTACTAACACTACTATGAAATATACAGAAAATAAAATGCTccaaaattaattatttttaattttatctTACTGTTGTTGATATTTTCTATTACAATTAATTCTAAATTTTAGATTCTATCATAAACTATTGTCTATTGAGATAATTGAATGAGTCACACACATAGAAATGACATACTCTTGACACAACAATATAAAAAGCACTTCTTTGACAGCTTGCAATCTTTCTATCACACTTCTTTGACAACTTGCAACCTTTCTACTTTTCAATTAGTTTTTAATATGAACTAATCAAAACTCAAAAGTATAAAgtaataaaaaaatacaaaataatcTCATAACTCATTATTCTACTTATACCATTTATTTGACAGCTACTACTCGGCACTCACTATTCTCTATTCATTTCTCCATCTctattcttttcttctttcttctttgaAACCTAACTTAACCcatttcttcttttctttttacAGTAAAATTAACTCAACCAATTTTAGAATTTTAGGAGAAAAAAAACACAATAGAGCCATGGGAGAAAGAATCATAAACCAAGAAACACATACAAGTTTCTATCTATGTATGTTCtttctttaattttattttttttctttcaaaacATGAAGATAAACTACTTTGATTTGAACAAACTTACCGATTAAACTGCACTGCCGTCGTCTCACACTCTCACCGTCGCCgttttgtttttttctttctaatATTGTTTTGTTTTTGGTTTATTATGTGATGTATATAAACAACTTTGTTTTGGGTTTCTTTAATGCCGACGTTTCATTTTCCTTGGCGTCTTTTCGGTTTTAGGTTGCGTTTGGAATGAggaaaaataatatatattttaaattttttcatattaattagatttaaaaaaaaaaaaaataggcCCCCAAAATTTTGGGGCCCAGTTCCATAGAGCCTGTTGCGCCTGTGAAAGGCCGGCCCTGGAGATAACATAAATCTTTAATTACTCTTTTAAACATATGTGTTATAATAATTAAATTGTGTGACAATTATgtatttatttttttcaatattGTGATATGTTGAAATATATTAATCACAGTAGGAAGCTTGCAGAGCTACGCAACCTGATGAATCATGGTTTCATGAAGTCTTGTAACTATCTGGACGGAAGGATCTATGCATAATTAGATATGGTTATATTAACCATAGTTTGTTGTCTGGGTTTGTGGAGTGATGGTAGACAAAGACCTCTTTATTTTATCTTTTAGTCAATGAGATGGTCATCATATTTGATGATGCCTAGTCCTTATAAGGTGATAACCTTGTACTCTGGGTGACCTTTTAGTCAATGAGATGGTCATCATATTTGTGGAACATGACTTATGTACCCACATCTATCTGAGCGCTTTGGCAGTTCGGATAATTGAAGGGTATATATACCTAGAGACCCCACAATTGATGCTCATGCCATTATCTTTTACATAGATGTTGTTGGGATATTTGTGGAGTACTATGAACATCTGGTCCTAGATGATATATATCATGTGTCAGTCTCTCGTCCATAGAGTACGATATACAATTACATTCAATGGTTTTATAGAGTGTAACATCCTTATATGACAACATATATAAAAGGAGACCCCTCGATATCAACTCATCAAAAGATATTAGAAGAGGAGCAGGTAAAAGTTGATCATGTCATGGATGTGTAGCAAATTTGTTGTAATATTGTGGCTATTGGGAGAGAGGTCATGGCTAGGGATAAGTTTCAAGAATGCACTTTTGAGAGAGTCACTCTCTAGGGCTCTTAACAAAGGCACAACATATGTTACGATATACGAGGTAAATGTCATATATACAAAGTATTTGCATTTTACTTTCTATTTTGATATTTACATTTTAAAATTTTGTATTATAGTTCCTTGTATTTTATGAACATTGATGTATAATTTACTAACTTTctttttaatatttaattttattattgatAAAAAAATGTGTATGATTTATGGTCTGATTTATTTATAAATGACTTATATTGTAAGCTTCATTAAAAATGTAAAGTTTCTTCTAATATACTATCGAAGTGTGAAAAATTTGTCTAAGAATTTGTCCAAAATTTAAAATATGGATTCACCCAATTATAAAGAAATCTAGATAAATACATAAACAATGCGTAGGATTTATCcataaattaaaatttaattttttttggcAAAATTAGAGATGCTGATGAAGTAATTTACAAAGCTTACAAACAAAAATTACTAATTTGGATCATTTGAAACGAAGAATAAGGCTAGAATATTTTAAAACGAAAGGAGCATGGCAAAATGAAACGGAAATAAGGATTTCGCTCTACCAACAACCTCGTGCAACAACTAGCCAGAATCAGTTCGGGAGTATTCTACTTTAGTGAgtactccctccgttcctttttaattgtcacttttttactttttacacataccaaagaagctaatcattattgttacttttcaaacaataattcctcttttacctataatacccttaattatttattacattcactttactttttctctctctgcaatcattatataggggtaattttgacaaaatagcaattaatactaccttgaactttgcaagtgacaattaaaaagaaacaatttttttgtaaaaaagtgacacttataaaggaacggagggagtaaaattttacaaataaacAGGCTAAGACTGTTAACATAAGTTGGAAATATGCATATCATCAGCACCAGAATTTTATAAAATTTACAGCAGTTAAACGTTTGTTTTTAATAAGGAGGAGCAAGAATAACTTGAAAGTACAAAATCGAGAAGAAAATGATACTATTACACAATACACAGAGACATCACAATTGAGTTACACATCTCCCAGCATCAAAACCAAACAAGAAATTGTCTCCTCCAACTGTATATCCTTTGCATCCCATGAACTAAATGCAGATCTCAAGAATAACATGACACCATTttaaaacaaaggaaaacactGTCATAGTAACAAATAAACGAAACAACCTATAGATATGTGGCAAAAAAGGAAAGGGAGATTGTTTCAGAGAGGAGTATGGTAATACCCGTTTGGAGGCCCCATTCCATGGACTGGGGGCATTCCATAAGGCATAGGACCTCCAGCATAGTATCCATTACCGTTCAATTTGGTCAAGCTAGTTTGGCCTTGCATCCCGTCCCTTGCATACTGATGCCACAGCTGCTGCTCATTCACAAGCAATTGCTGTTTCTTCTCCATTTCGGCCATTTGCACATAGGAAGGAGGTGGAATGTTCAAAGATGCAGCGAATGGGTCCTGATTAACTGGCTGCACAGATCCATCTGGGGCCGGAAGAGCTAAAACAGGTGTTGTGGTCTTTCCCGGTCCCGGCAACGCCACACTGCTTGCACTCCCTCCACTAAGTTGGGAAGTGCTGACGTGCTGCCTGACCATTCCTTGATCATACATACCATTCAACAATAAAGGATCTAGCCCACCACCTAAATCTGCTTTCTGCCTTGATAAATTGCTGGCTGTTTCTACCAGCGCCAATTCCCAATCAGCTTTCCCAGGTTCTGCAGCAGGGGTCTGCCAAGCTGAAGTTACTTCTGGCTGTCCATTTGATGGAAAGGCTTCCCATGATCCATTGGCATTATTAGCCGGTGCACCAGCAAACAGTGCCAAAGCAAATTTATTACCCTGGTCGTCTGCCGTGACTGCGTCCTCTCTCAGATTCATCAAGTCTTCCGTAAACTGTGGCTTTGGTTCAGGCTCCGGTACAGGCGGAGGAGGCGGGGTATAATTCTCAGGTGGAGGCAGTGCCTTGATTTCGTTCATATCTGGTACTGGCTCCTCCTCTTGTACTTCAACTTTGGGAGCTTCCTCTTTCCTCTCTGGACTTTTAGGCCTCTTGGCCCTATCCCTCACAAACTCCTCCAACGTCTCCAGCAACTTACTAGTAATTCTCTGAACTTCAGGATACTCAGAAGATCTTGCTAAACCACTATCTTTACACCAATTGTAAAAGGTAATCAGTTCGTCAATTTGTTTAGCTGAACTTGCATAAGCATCAAAGGCCTTCACGCAATCAGGGTACTCCATGTCAAAGAATTTGTCGAGCAACACAGCCAAAACCTCACATATATCCGCATACAGCTGAAAGCTCTCCTTAACTAGCGGATACAAAGCAACCAAAACCATCCTGCTGTTCTTAGCCAACCCAGTCGGCCTACAAGACAAGAATCGATCCAAGAGCCTCTGCAAATGACCCATCTTACCAAAAATCCTCTCCGGCTTCATATCCCTCAAAGGAGTAACAGTAACAATCCTTCTATCATCCTGCCCCGCCGCATCAGCCATATCCCCATACGACCTCGTCTTCCTCATCCCACTCCCACCATCCCCTCGACCTCCATACTCATACTCATTCGGCGGCGATCTGAAGTTTTCCCTTCCACCAAACCTATCATCCCCACCGCCACCACTACCAGAACCACCACCACTGCCGCCAACATTAGTCTTCCTATCAAACAACATCAACTCAAGCCGCTGATCAAGATACATCGCATACGTCCTAACAAAAGCAGAATGATCCCAAGAGCTAGAATGCGCCTCATCCCTAAAATCCGACATATTCAAAAGCCTAGTCCCCCTCCTAGTAGCATACAAAATCTCCTCCTGAAAAATCACCGTCCCTTCATTCATCAAACGATGAACAAGTATAAGAGCCTTCAACGCAACAATCCAATCACGCGTCTTCCCCAACCTCTTCGACACTGCCAACACACAAGCGTTGACATAACCACGAGAATAAGACATCAAGTTCAAAATCTCCCTCACATACTTCTCACTCGCCGGATCCTCATCATGACTCGTCGCCTTCACAATCGCCACCTCCAACTCCGGTGCCATATTACTCGCCACCTTCGCTATTCCAATACTCGTCTGATCCTTCACCGCACCAATCGCCTTCCGAATCGTACTCGAAGCCATACTTCAAGAATCCAACACCAAACTTCTCCGATCAAATCACTTAATTACAAACTCACTTCACGAAACGGTTATAACAGAATGAAGTAGATTAGATTTGAATTAACTGATTTTCTTAAAGTAGaaaatcaaatcaaaatcaaacCCTAATAACCGTtcaattcaaattcaattcaagTATCCAAGAGTCAAGCTTACCTCACCTTCTAGATCCGGATACGGAGCTCCGAATCGTGAGGTCCGGTTCTACAGGAAGAACGACcaatgaagaagaagaagaagaagaagggaaGTTGAAAGGTCAATGGTGCTGCAAAGAGTGTTTCAGATCTGTGGAAATTGTTGGGAATGGGAAAAAAAAAGTGAAAGTTAAAGATACTATAGGTAGGTACCGGAGAAATAGATGTGTGAAGAAAAGAATAGAGGATGGGTTGGGATTGTGTGAATTTTTGTTAAGATACGACGCGTACGGTTTACGGTGATGTGATTTTCTTTCTTCCTGATAGTTTCCTTTTCTGTTGTGATGAGGACACGGGAACCGGATGTTCCGGTTGTTGGGTTAGGTGGGTCCAGCTCAGATCGTCGGTGGGAACTGGGTAAATAATGATTATCTGAAATGTTCGGTATTTACGGTAAGGATTAATTAGTGTGGATTTTGTTTGATACGCTTGCCTTTTCTGGGTTTTTAGTCTTTTTATgcattttcctttctttttttaTTGTTCCGTTTTTTATTACTCATTATTGGGTTGGATTCTCAGCACTATAGTCAGATGAgtcaaaaaaaataaaagaaaaagcACGTTCTCGAAATTCTATTTTACTGTGGTTTTTTAATAATTTTCGGTGGAGTTATGTAGATGCATTATAcattgattttaattatttaatgtTTAATATTTTTGTGATAATTAAGGTGTAGAAAAACATGTACTATCTCGTTTCTACTTTACTCATTGATGACCATAATTGAATTCTATTATGGCAGAAATTAAACTTTAATTTTTGGAttgaaatttttttattttttatttttactatCATATATTATCtcatatttgaattaaaattagtGTAAGCTTTGTCAAGATTAATTTAAAAATTAgattatatttttttttaaattaaaatttgatttaattAGATGAAATATAAACATACATTCCTTGCTAATTtatttcaaattttgctcatgAATTTTGTCCCTAATTACATTTCCTTTATGTTGGTTTAAGGGTGGCAAACGGGTATGCCCGCACTATTTAGGTCCGTCCCGCAAAAGCCTGCAAAAAAATGGGGCAGGATGGAGCGGTCATACTTAaggatgtgggcctaaaacttagGCCCGCCCagcaaaaaagtgagggcggaGCGGGGAAAGCCTGTGGGCACTGtactctttaagcctaaaaatgcaaaaatttatgtaaatgTTCAAGCCCACGAAGAAAATGGGGCGGGGCGGGACAAATACATTAGAGAGTGAGAGCCTAAATCTTTGACCCACCCCGCACAAAAGTGTgggcaaaacgggcatgcccaACGGACCAGACCCGTTTTGCCACCCCGATGTTGGTTCATGAAAAGTTTTGGTTCCCCGACTTTAAATTTTGTATTTATTATGAGgttttgatgatttttttttcaaataatcaatatttttaaattaaatacTTTAATAACCAATTTTTCTCATTATTAATCAAAATATTCATGTTTCAAATCAAGTAAAAAATTACAGTTAAATGGATGCGCCACTCGTATTGACATATACATTGAAAATTGCACATAGGCGTCATGCCCTCTAACGCATATAATACCCATGCATCATTCCCTCTGACGCATGCTTTGTAGGCCTAAGAGCATGCGCCACTCCCCCTAACGACATAGtgtattgttttttttttaattataaatagGTCTTCATTCTCCATCATTTTTCACACATATTCATGTTTCATTCTTCAGTTTTTCTTCTAAACATCTAACGTGAATATTAAAAGAGACGCTCATGTTTGTGTTTCGATTTTTAAGTCTCCGATGAAGATCCGACTTTGGAACACTCATACTTTTGAACATCTTGAAATGAGTTTGGTCTGTTGGTTATATAGATACATTCAAGAGGgtgaaaaaataaaagaattgatAGACTTGTTTTGGTGTTCAACAGTGCGAACGAGAATAGCGAACCAACCCGGTTTCGGGAGTCAGTTAAAATTGATAGTGATGTTTGTGATATGATGTTTGGACTACTGATTGCCTTGGGAATTTGGAATTGCATATCGTCATCAACGGGTCATAAACGAACCTATTATGCCTGGCGAATCTAAACCGATTTGGAATTATATGAATTGGTTATATCAGTTACAACAACTAAGTTTGTGTCTGGCCCGAGGTATTTGATTGACCTATAACTACGAGCTTCGTCATCatatgtaacaccctaaaaacCTCACTTAAAAATATACAGAATTATAGGTAATTTCAAATACTCAAACATAAGGTGTCACACACACTCCATCATCACATGCTCATTTTTATTAGATTCATCCTAGCGGaattaacaaaataaaataaCTCTAATAATCTCGTAAAATAATTCAAATATCTCATACTCAAAAATCATCTCAAAACTTCTCAAACTTAGCAAATAGTGTTAAAACAAAATACTCGCAAACTCAAAACAAAATATAAATGTTTCCCCCAAGTGTTACACTATCAGAGCAACACAACTAATAACTCAAAACGAAAAAAGAAGATAAATGAAGAGGCTAAATACGCCATCCTCCAAACCAACCGCTACTAAGGCTTCTCTACCTAAGTATCTGCACCACCGAGGTAAATTACAAACACCAAAAATAACAgggggtgagaatacattcaTATATAGATAGTGTGCATAAACAACAAGGATAGATTAACAACATGTTATCAGTCTCACAACTCATATCAACTACTAGTATATCATTGATAACATAACTCATACAAAACAACCAAATCAACTTATATGGTAAATTTACTCACTCATATCAACTCATATAAATAAATAACTCATACTCAATTCATATGTGTATGTAATGCTAGACTCCTCAACTATgtatgcatgtggtaccaatacAAACCTTTGGTCAAAGTCTGGTAGCAACTCATCAAGTGCAGGCAATGAACCCTGCATTACAGTCATGAATATGTAAGTCTAAAACTACTTAATATGTAAACAATAGTTAAAATAGACCAGTCATTCACACCTTTTGTTGATCACTTATAAATGTATAAGTCTTGCATAATCTGACACCTCCCAAATCAGATGTCAACAACTCCAAAAACCAACTTCATGAATCTTTGGTTTCTCCCTCAACTATAGCAAATGCTATTGGCAACATTTGTTCATTTGAATCCCGTCCAATGGCTGTAAGTATTTATCCACCATAATATCTCTTTAAAAAACACCCATCCAATATTATGATAGGTCTGCACTTGAAGAAACTATCTTTGCAAGCTTTGAAGCATATATAAATCCTTTGGAAATATGGATTTAAAGACCTCACATGATTCTTACTACCTTCGTCTCCACCTTGAAATGGTTGACTTgtaattttcaaaaatgatccaGGGTTTTCCCTTAACAGCTCATGACCATAATCATGTATTCTGGTATGTTACTCCCTAAATGAACCATCAATAATGTCAATAACAAGTGACTTTGCTATGTATGCTAGTGTCTTATTGATCCTTACATTCCACTTTTTTTTTCTCCATTATATCAGTCAACTTCAAATTAGGATTCTCTCTTACATTCGTTTGAATCTTTTTGCCCAACCATTTGGAATTAAGAAATCTAACCTTATAATTCCTACTGCATGTGTGTTTGTCCATAATTTTTCTCAACTGCCAAGTGGTTTCATCTGGTAATTTGGCACAGTATGACTCTCATGGAAAACCTTTCTTACATATGACTCTCATCCTCTTGTTATCATTTTTCTTAAATTTAAGGTTTTTACTTGAATGAATAACATATATTCTAACTGCCTTctcctttccttttccttttccttttcctttgCCCTTCCCTTTTCCTTTTCCATCCTCTTTATCAACAACAATTTCTTCACCAATTTATATAGCATCCTCATCAGAACCCTCAAAGTTCACATTCAAAGCACTGTCATCTTCACCATCACCACCATCTTTTTGGTTACATTCTAGTCCCTCATCTTCATCTTTGTTACCAATAAGTTCCTCGGCTAAATAATCTTTTTGAACGCATACTAGATAAGGTGTGTCATCCAAtatatcttcttcttgatcaCATACCATATAATCAGTGGTCCCCTCCAATGTAATATCCACTATTGCATCCTCAGACAAAATAGCCCCCTAAAAATTAACATCCTGGCATGAATCTTTTTGGTCAATGCCTTCTGTCGTCTCATCCAAATTAACATCATCACATGAAGATTCTTGGTCGATTACATCTCTATCTTCTACCACGGTGGTCCCTTCTTCATCAAACTTGTCACCTAGATTATTCAAATCTTCAAAAGTACCCAAATCATCAAAAGTTCCTTTTACACCACTATTCAAATCATCCAAGGTGTCATCTTCCAAATTGTCTTATTCTACACACTTAGGTCTTACATTGTTTTCTAGAGATAATATTGGCTCTTCCCCATAAACTAGATGCATGACatcttgtagcggtaaattcatgaccatcaagctatggataaacttgacgtcaataaaaccagagacgccaccgcgtttttattaTTTCCGAGGGAAAGGGGAAAAGTGCGAATaaaacctaaagataagaagttttcaaatcaaaactaataaaatgtcatagattacacgtaacggggttggttacacagagggaaggtattagcacccaaagtgtcctagatactcctagggagcccttttttatgtgcaactattttggtcaaaatgatgtttgataaaaatatagagtgaggggatgagaaaataattcattaattatatttttgtgtttgacaagaccttcgatcctatgcctacgtaccaacataaaaatgagggatcaaaacccgtagttcgtggtagaaaT containing:
- the LOC127087701 gene encoding putative clathrin assembly protein At2g25430, which produces MASSTIRKAIGAVKDQTSIGIAKVASNMAPELEVAIVKATSHDEDPASEKYVREILNLMSYSRGYVNACVLAVSKRLGKTRDWIVALKALILVHRLMNEGTVIFQEEILYATRRGTRLLNMSDFRDEAHSSSWDHSAFVRTYAMYLDQRLELMLFDRKTNVGGSGGGSGSGGGGDDRFGGRENFRSPPNEYEYGGRGDGGSGMRKTRSYGDMADAAGQDDRRIVTVTPLRDMKPERIFGKMGHLQRLLDRFLSCRPTGLAKNSRMVLVALYPLVKESFQLYADICEVLAVLLDKFFDMEYPDCVKAFDAYASSAKQIDELITFYNWCKDSGLARSSEYPEVQRITSKLLETLEEFVRDRAKRPKSPERKEEAPKVEVQEEEPVPDMNEIKALPPPENYTPPPPPVPEPEPKPQFTEDLMNLREDAVTADDQGNKFALALFAGAPANNANGSWEAFPSNGQPEVTSAWQTPAAEPGKADWELALVETASNLSRQKADLGGGLDPLLLNGMYDQGMVRQHVSTSQLSGGSASSVALPGPGKTTTPVLALPAPDGSVQPVNQDPFAASLNIPPPSYVQMAEMEKKQQLLVNEQQLWHQYARDGMQGQTSLTKLNGNGYYAGGPMPYGMPPVHGMGPPNGYYHTPL